A part of Paroedura picta isolate Pp20150507F chromosome 7, Ppicta_v3.0, whole genome shotgun sequence genomic DNA contains:
- the LOC143841882 gene encoding olfactory receptor 6V1-like, protein MMENNTQPAEFILMGFSMMKEFQKVLFATCLVLYLVMIAGNISVVAMISFDSRLHTPMYFFLCNFSVAEMLVTSTVVPRMLVGLVAERDTIPFGECLAQFYFYFSLGSTVLLFMAVMSIDRYVAICHPLRYSTILTNNLCIQLASGAWATSFFFMIPPTAFRARLLFCRSNQIDHFFCDNAPLIKLSCSDTHLIELWDFLLAIFFVMSSFAVTVASYFVIIFTIMRIPSATGRRKAFSTCASHFTVVVIGYGTTIFIYVTPNKNYSTGLNKMVALLTSIVTPFLNPFIFTLRNEKVKEVFRDFLGHLRSL, encoded by the coding sequence ATGATGGAAAACAACACACAACCAGCAGAATTCATCCTGATGGGCTTTTCCATGATGAAGGAGTTCCAGAAAGTTCTATTTGCAACCTGTCTAGTACTCTACCTGGTGATGATAGCTGGGAATATCTCTGTTGTGGCCATGATCAGCTTTGATTCCCGGCTCCACACTCCCATGTACTTTTTCTTGTGTAATTTCTCCGTGGCAGAGATGCTGGTCACATCCACTGTGGTCCCCAGAATGCTGGTGGGCTTAGTGGCTGAAAGGGACACCATCCCCTTTGGGGAATGCTTGGCTCAATTTTACTTCTACTTTTCCTTGGGGAGTACAGTGCTCCTCTTCATGGCTGTGATGTCAATTGACCGCTACGTGGCTATATGCCACCCCCTCCGCTACTCAACCATCCTGACCAACAATCTCTGCATCCAGTTGGCTTCTGGCGCATGGGCGACTTCCTTCTTTTTCATGATCCCTCCGACCGCTTTCAGGGCGAGGCTGTTGTTTTGCCGCTCCAACCAGATTGACCATTTCTTCTGTGACAATGCTCCTTTGATCAAGCTTTCATGTTCGGACACTCACCTCATCGAACTCTGGGATTTCCTCCTCGCTATTTTCTTTGTCATGAGCTCTTTCGCAGTGACCGTTGCCTCCTACTTTGTCATCATCTTCACCATCATGAGGATCCCTTCAGCTACAGGCCGCCGAAAGGCCTTCTCCACCTGTGCTTCACACTTCACTGTAGTTGTCATTGGCTACGGCACCACCATTTTCATCTATGTGACGCCCAACAAAAACTACTCCACAGGCCTAAACAAAATGGTAGCCCTTTTGACCTCTATAGTGACCCCATTTCTAAATCCCTTCATCTTTACCTTGAGAAATGAGAAAGTCAAAGAGGTCTTTAGAGACTTCTTGGGGCACCTGAGAAGCCTATAG